The following proteins come from a genomic window of Sardina pilchardus chromosome 1, fSarPil1.1, whole genome shotgun sequence:
- the LOC134070662 gene encoding caspase recruitment domain-containing protein 8-like produces the protein MADTLRQILLELSDDELEDFKFYLTKQDKPIPRGKHGTTVIQLVQSMERVYTEQGSIVVALQILEKMDFTQIVEKYKQHNESVPGPSQDQGQSNLNFFSKHKATLEKRMPILGNVLNQLEADKVLDAEERETVEAEQISVKRNRALIVMLDRKGEKAQEKFYQILKKTDPHLVEDLES, from the exons ATGGCAGACACCCTTCGCCAGATCCTGCTGGAGCTATCGGACGATGAACTGGAAGACTTCAAGTTCTACCTAACCAAGCAGGATAAACCGATTCCACGTGGGAAGCACGGTACTACTGTAATACAGCTGGTGCAGAGCATGGAACGGGTCTATACGGAACAAGGTTCCATTGTTGTAGCTCTACAAATTTTGGAAAAAATGGATTTCACACAAATTGTAGAAAAATATAAGCAACATAACGAAAG tGTTCCAGGGCCCAGTCAGGATCAGGGGCAGAGCA ATTTGAACTTCTTCAGCAAGCACAAGGCCACACTGGAGAAGCGAATGCCCATACTCGGTAATGTCCTCAACCAGCTGGAGGCAGACAAAGTTCTGGACGCAGAGGAGCGGGAGACGGTGGAGGCCGAACAAATTTCTGTCAAACGGAACCGTGCTCTGATCGTCATGCTCGATCGGAAGGGAGAAAAGGCTCAAGAGAAGTTTTATCAGATTCTGAAGAAAACCGATCCTCACCTCGTGGAAGATCTTGAATCTTGA